In Brassica napus cultivar Da-Ae chromosome A3, Da-Ae, whole genome shotgun sequence, the sequence TACTCTTTTAGTTTTTACTTTGATGGTCTCTCTTTGAGTTGCCATTCTCAGTGTTGATgcatatactttttccattcaGGTTCAAGAAAGTACAAGTCTTGTTCAAACTGTGGAAGAAAAAAATTCGCCCGGCAAGGAATCTGCTGAGGCGTCACCGTCAAGTATGAGTTCAAGTCAGCTGACGTATACGCCTGAAGAGGGGAAAGAGGAAGGTATCGAATCATTCCTCAAAGTGGCTACTGTAGCGTCTCGAGAAGCCGCTATCGCTTGCCTCACTAAGTGCAAGTGGAATCAAGACGACGCCATCAGTTATTTCTTTGGAGATTACACAAAAGCTGTATGTAACCTCTGACTTGCTCTTTTCTCGATGTGTTTTCTTgatggtctctctctctttgagttGCCATTCTCAGTGTTGATGTATATACTGCTTCCATCTGTCCATTCAGATTCAAGATAGTCCAAGTCCCGTTAAGGAATCTGCTGAGGCGCTGTCGTCAAGTATGAGTTCGATTCTGCTGACGAATTCGCCTGAAGAGCAACTGTCTCGGTTGAAAGAGGAGATTGTCAAATCATTCTGCGATGTGGTTATTGTAGCGTCTCGAAAAGACGCAGAAGCTTGCCTCAGTCACTGCAAGTGGAATCAAGAAGACGCCATCCGTTATTTCTTTGGAGATTACACAGAAGCTAATCCTGAAATTGCGTGGTCTCAGGCAGTATGTAACCTTCTGTTCCTTTGCACTTCTTACTATGGTCCTGCTTGTTTTATCGAGTTGTGTATGCTAAAAGCTTTGGCTTCAAACCAGAACCTGAATCATAGATacataagacaagaggagttaaaaatatattattgttttgatGACCTTTCTTTGGATTGATGACTGGTCTTCTCTGTTTTCATACGATAGTTTTAGAAGAACGGAGCACAATGTTGTTGGTACACTGCTTGCTTGCTTGCACTTCTCCATTTTACATTCTGAGTATTTATGTTGAAGGGTAGCTTTGATAGTGTTGGCTGAATTGATGCTGATGATTGTATCAATGCCTTCCTTTCTTTGCGTCTAAGCATCTTGATAGTTATTTGGTATCATGTTTGTGCCGAAACGCTATGGTTTTTTGTTTCCTTAACTGCTGTGCACATCTGTTTTTCTCAAAGATTCCACTGTTTTCTGATGCATGAGTCCGGCACTTTTTATGCTTATTTTGTTCCGTGATGGCGAGGCTATTCTTTTGATTGTATTTTCCCGTAAGATAGTAATCATGGGTTTCAATGGTATAGATGGAAGAGTAGCATAATGGTAACAATATTATATTGGGGGAAGATGCTGAACACCACACTACTGCTTCTTGTATATGATATGGTTGACCTCTTTTTTGAAAGTATTTTCTAGCAGAACAGTTGTTGATATTTACCATTCATTTTCAATCAGGGTGAGAGTCAGCCCTTTCAGAATGAAACAAATGCAGATCAGAGCTGCTCTATACCTGGTGATCACGCTGGTCACCTTCCCTCTGAACAGCGGTCCAAAGATTTTCCTCCCCAAGACAGCAGTACCAGGTCATTCTTTTGCCATAAGGCTATGGGCTTTTAATCATCAAAAAAACTTCTCTCACAGTTGGAGTTTCTTTTCACAAAACAGTGAGAGCCAGTTGGGTGAGCGAAGAAACAACAATAATCCAGAGGGTGCCCGCAGTAACAGAGTAAATTCAACTCCATGTTTATTATGCATGTTTAATCAGTGATTGCGTTTGGCGTTgttctattatttttaacattgttTCTTTGGCTTCCTTTTGTATTTACACAGACACCTGAGAAATCAGTTTCTGGTTCTGGTCATGGAGGTATATTCCACTTTTTTCTTACTCTTTTTCTATATCTGCACGCCACTATATTTGTTTATCCGATTTGAATGCCCACAGAAGTCTGAACTTGTTTTCCTGTGCTACACGTAGAAGGCTGCTCACATTTTTTCACTCTACCTGACACTAATATTTATTGTCACGTTGATCTCAACTGACTATCTACTGGCCGTCAGTAATGTTCCACTCTGATGATGACCTCTTTTAAAGTCGCCAAATGGAATCTAGAAAAGTTGCTTTTGTACACAAGCAGTGGTGAACCTGTTAAGAAAATGTTGTGTGTTTGGAATATAGACATCAAAGAAGGTGGCGGTGGAACCTCGGCCTCGAAGACTGTTGCTGAGAATGAAAGGCAAGTCAGTCAAATTTCTGGTGAAACAAAATCTGAAAGCGCTTTTGGGCAGTCGGATTCTAGAAGAATTTCAGAGAGCGGCCCAGCTACACCGACGTCAACTCGTCCTGGACTATCACCAAGCTCGCCAATTAGTTCGTTGCCCTCATCAGAAAAGTCGACTCTTAACCCGAATGCAAAGGTTTACTTTATCTACTTAATTTGTTCAAACTTTGATAAAGTGTTGGTTGAATTGATGCTGATGATTGTATCAATGCCTTACTTTCTTTGCGTCTAAGCATCTTGATAGTTATTTGGTATCATGTTTGTGCCGACACGCTATGGTTTTTTGTTTCCCTTACTGCTGTTCACATTTTCGTGCAGAATAATCAACACAACATCTGTTTTTCTCAAAGGTTCCACTGTTTTCTGATGCAGTCCGGCTcttgtttatgtttattttgttcTGTGATGGCGAGGCTATTCTTTTGATTGTATTTTCCCGTAAGATAGTAATCATGGGTTTCAATGGTATAGATGGAAGAGTAGCATAATGGTAACAAGGTTATATTGGGGAAGATGCTGAACACGATACTACTCTTCATTCATACCACTATAACTTTCGCTGAGCAGTTTTGTCTGTGGATTCACCAAGATGCTATTTTTTCAACTCCCTATCGTTCTTAGTTTGAACAGTTTAAGGCTACAATGAATGTGGAAGATGGAAGCTTGAAGAGGCGTTCACGTGATAGTTTAGTGTACCTCACGACATGTATGATTGGGCATCTCGTGGAAGCATATCTAAAAAATGGATCGGTTTATAGTGGTATATTTCATGCTGCTCATGTGGAGAAGGATTTTGGTGAGGCTCTGAGtcagaatttatttattttcttagatATGTGAAGCATAGGAAAACACTACTATTCTTTTCTAAATTTCTTGAAACTTCCAGGAATTGTTCTAAAGATGGCATCCCTGGTTAAAGACGGTACTTTACGAGGGCATAAATCTCGTTCCGAGTTCGTCAGAAAGCCACCTTATAAGACATTCATTATTACTGGGGATGAGCTTGTGCAAGTTGTAGCTAAGGTGTGCTTCCTTTTATTAAGCATATGCGAACTTTTTTTCTGTTTAAGTTTCTTAATGCGTTATATGGCAGGGAAGGGACATTACGCTGAGATTTGATATTTTCATTCCTTTTATGATTGATGTTGGTGTTAGGATCTCTCCGTAATCAGTGACGGCAAGTTAAAAGCCGTTCAGAGTGAGAAGTCGGTGGAGCTTTTGACGGATTCTTCTATATCAAAGTCCTGTCGTTTTGATCAGGGAAGAGAGCTAAAACACTGGGTACCTGATGGTCAAGCTCCTGAGGGTCTGGATAATGTGTTTGATAAGCCTTGGAAACggtatatacatacatattttGATTTCATGCAAATTTATCTATTGGATGCTTCATATGCAAATTTGTTAGCTAGATTCTTAAGACGTCGGTTTCTTATCTGAACAATTTAGACGAGAGAATGTGGGAATGAAACGAATGGATTATTTTTGTGCTTCCACATTAGGATTGGAGATCTTCCTTTTGGAAAGCTATTATTTTTCTATCTCTCTGTTGAGCaagattttttgtttattgaaaGCATATAATATATTGAGAGGAAGAGCCCTTGGTGAATGTCCATAAGATTAGGAAGATTGCAGTTTCCATATCTCTCACAACATGGCTATTTGCTGGCAGTGGGGGATGGGATCAGTTTAAGGTGAATCAGGAACGGTTTGGAGTAATGAGCACCTTCAATGAGGAAATGTATACCACACCACTTGACAGAGGTCTTTGGACTAGAGAGCTGGAAGAGAAAGCCAGAGAGATTGCGAGAGAGATTGAGGGTGAAAATACCGGAGATCTTCATGTAGCAGAGGTTATTTTGGGGAGTTTATTTGCACAACTTGATCTCTACATTTTCGTTGTTATATAACTCTAGATCTCTAATTTTCATGCCTGCAGGAAAGAGGCCTTCAAGTTAATGAGAAATTTGATACTGACGAGGAAGCTAAATACTCAGCTGTCCGTCGAGTTGATGGATTTGATGATAGTGGGTTTGATGAGGAAGACGACAAATTGCTGGACACTTGCAACGATCAGACTTTCGGTGGTTCATCTACTTCTATTGTCCAGAAGCCAGCTTCTTCTAGTGGCCAGAAGCCAACTTCTTCTAGTGGCAAGGGTTATGGGGTATGGTTGACTTCTTTTTTGAAAGTAGTGTCGAGCAGAACAGTTGTTGATATTTACCATTCATTTTCAATCAGGGTGAGAGCTGCTCGATATCTGATGATCACGCTGGTCACCTTCCCTCTGAACAGCGATCCAAGTATTTTCCTGCCCGAGGCAGCAGTATAAGGTCATTTTTTTGCCATTAGGCTACGGACTTTTTAATCATCTAAAAGACTTCTCTTACATTGAGAGTTTCTCTTGACATAACAGTGAGAGCCAGTTGGGTGAGCGAAGAAACAACAATAATCCAGAGGTTGCCCGCAGTAACAGAGTAAATCTAACTCCATGTTTATTATGCATGTTTGATCAATGATTGCGTTTGGCGTTgttctattatttttaacattgttTCTCTGGCTTCCTTTTGTATTTACACAGACACCTGAGAAATCAGTTTCTGGTTCTGGTCATGGAGGTATATTCCACTTTTTTCTTACTCTTTTTCTATATCTGCACGCCACTATATTTGTTTATCCGATTTGAATGCCCACAGAAGTCTGAACTTGTTTTCCTGTGCTACACGTAGAAGGCTGCTCACATTTTTTCACTCTACCTGACACTAATATTTATTGTCACGTTGATCTCAACTGACTATCTACTGGCCGTCAGTAATGTTCCACTCTGATGATGACCTCTTTTAAAGTCGCCAAATGGAATCTAGAAAAGTTGCTTTTGTACACAAGCAGTGGTGAACCTGTTAAGAAAATGTTGTGTGTTTGGAATATAGACATCAAAGAAGGTGGCGGTGGAACCTCGGCGTCGAAGACTGTTGCTGAGAATGAAAGGCAAGTCAGTCAAATTTCTGGTGAAACAAAATCTGAAAGCGCTTTTGGGCAGTCGGATTCTAGAAGAATTTCAGAGAGCGGCCCAGCTACACCGACGTCAACTCGTCCTGGACTATCACCAAGCTCGCCAATTAGTTCGTTGCCCTCACCAGAAAAGTCGACTCTTAACCCGAATGCAAAGGTTTACTTTATCTACTTAATTTGTTCAAACTTTGATAAAGTGTTGGTTGAATTGATGCTGATGATTGTATCAATGCCTTACTTTCTTTGCGTCTAAGCATCTTGATAGTTATTTGGTATCATGTTTGTGCCGACACGCTATGGTTTTTTGTTTCCCTTACTGCTGTTCACATTTTCGTGCAGAATAATCAACACAACATCTGTTTTTCTCAAAGGTTCCACTGTTTTCTGATGCAGTCCGGCTcttgtttatgtttattttgttcTGTGATGGCGAGGCTATTCTTTTGATTGTATTTTCCCGTAAGATAGTAATCATGGGTTTCAATGGTATAGATGGAAGAGTAGCATAATGGTAACAAGATTATATTGGGGAAGATGCTGAACACGATACTACTCTTCATTCATACCACTATAACTTTCGCTGAGCAGTTTTGTCTGTGGATTCACCAAGATGCTATTTTTTCAACTCCCTATCGTTCTTAGTTTGAACAGTTTAAGGCTACAATGAATGTGGAAGATGGAAGCTTGAAGAGGCGTTCACGTGATAGTTTAGTGTACCTCACGACATGTATGATTGGGCATCTCGTGGAAGCATATCTAAAAAATGGATCGGTTTATAGTGGTATATTTCATGCTGCTCATGTGGAGAAGGATTTTGGTGAGGCTCTGAGtcagaatttatttattttcttagatATGTGAAGCATAGGAAAACACTACTATTCTTTTCTAAATTTCTTGAAACTTCCAGGAATTGTTCTAAAGATGGCATCCCTGGTTAAAGACGGTACTTTACGAGGGCATAAATCTCGTTCCGAGTTCGTCAGAAAGCCACCTTATAAGACATTCATTATTACTGGGGATGAGCTTGTGCAAGTTGTAGCTAAGGTGTGCTTCCTTTTATTAATCATATGCGAACTTTTTTTCTGTTTAAGTTTATCTTAATGCGTTATATGGCAGGGAAGGGACATTAC encodes:
- the LOC106439347 gene encoding polyadenylate-binding protein-interacting protein 4 isoform X7, whose product is MNVEDGSLKRRSRDSLVYLTTCMIGHLVEAYLKNGSVYSGIFHAAHVEKDFGIVLKMASLVKDGTLRGHKSRSEFVRKPPYKTFIITGDELVQVVAKDLSVISDGKLKAVQSEKSVELLTDSSISKSCRFDQGRELKHWVPDGQAPEGLDNVFDKPWKRGGWDQFKVNQERFGVMSTFNEEMYTTPLDRGLWTRELEEKAREIAREIEGENTGDLHVAEERGLQVNEKFDTDEEAKYSAVRRVDGFDDSGFDEEDDKLLDTCNDQTFGGSSTSIVQKPASSSGQKPTSSSGKGYGGESCSISDDHAGHLPSEQRSKYFPARGSSISESQLGERRNNNNPEVARSNRTPEKSVSGSGHGDIKEGGGGTSASKTVAENERQVSQISGETKSESAFGQSDSRRISESGPATPTSTRPGLSPSSPISSLPSPEKSTLNPNAKFEQFKATMNVEDGSLKRRSRDSLVYLTTCMIGHLVEAYLKNGSVYSGIFHAAHVEKDFGIVLKMASLVKDGTLRGHKSRSEFVRKPPYKTFIITGDELVQVVAKDLSVFSDGKLKAVQSEKSVELLTDSSISKSCRVDQGRELKHWVPDGQAPEGLDNVFDKPWKRGGWDQFKVNQERFGVMSTFNEEMYTTPLDRGLWTRELEEKAREIAREIEGENTGDLHVAEERGLQVNEKFDTDEEAKYSAVRRVDGFDDSGFDEEDDKLLDTCNDQTFGGSSTSIVQKPASSGGQKPTSSSGKGYGGESCSISDDHAGHLPSEQRSKYFPARGSSISESQLGERRNNNNPEVARSNRSPEVSVSGHGDIEEGANLGGGGTSSASMTVAEKERQVNQVSGERKSESSFGQSASRRGSESGPAPSASTRPGLSSPSSSISSLPSSEKSILNPNAKEFKPSQSPAPVRPQSPIAGGSFYYAAPPPPVQQMPVMPAGYGHMQIQPQYPGQQQLLRYPGHEYPQTYYPPNAPPQYQQWQQLMMQGQELMMQGQYPRPPDMIYMPLPPPYQPGNPHNQG